The following are encoded together in the Mesoterricola sediminis genome:
- a CDS encoding aldehyde dehydrogenase family protein, which yields MHLKENAPSVASHGRTVIGFNWIGGREVEGDLPSFDSRSPIDTRDTVGIFPECGERDVEKAARAAAAAFPAWSATPAPLRGALVGRIGEGLARHKDKLAAIITREVGKPPREAQAEVQEAIDLCAYYQGEGRRLHGQTIPSELPDRAITTYRRPLGVVAVMAGGAFPLSTPAARVIPAILCGNTVVWKASEDAPTTAYLLARCMMDAGLPPGVVNILNGKGRTGCGKHVVAGLDKGFYQKFCFSGATAVGKLVAEAAGRNLLVPSLELSGKNPLLVMPGCDLEAAVQGALWGAFGTAGQRRTSVGNILVHQDLYPAFREAFLAATDALPIGNPITHPEVFFGPMLNARFTKAFEAHWAMGQEDGAALVRGGARITEDNRTARVLGPVVKGHFVEPCVWEGVTPEMKLFQTEILGPTVNLCRVEDLDQALAWANATPYGFSAALYAEDRRTIERFKREVRAGLVFINASTSGTEAHVPYGGAGWSGNGSREAGAWALESYTRWQAVMDDTSGSHRVAQLDTAHHLRHTYDPSHWDKL from the coding sequence ATGCACCTGAAGGAGAACGCCCCCTCGGTCGCGAGCCATGGCCGGACTGTCATCGGGTTCAACTGGATCGGGGGCCGCGAGGTCGAGGGGGATCTCCCCTCCTTCGACTCCCGTTCCCCCATCGACACCCGGGATACGGTGGGCATCTTCCCCGAATGCGGGGAGCGCGACGTGGAGAAGGCCGCCAGGGCCGCCGCGGCCGCCTTCCCGGCCTGGAGCGCCACGCCGGCCCCCCTCCGGGGCGCCCTCGTGGGCCGCATCGGCGAGGGCCTGGCCCGCCACAAGGACAAACTGGCGGCCATCATCACCCGGGAAGTGGGCAAGCCGCCGAGGGAGGCCCAGGCCGAGGTGCAGGAGGCCATCGACCTCTGCGCCTACTACCAGGGCGAAGGCCGCCGGCTGCACGGACAGACGATCCCGAGCGAGCTTCCCGACCGCGCCATCACCACCTACCGCCGCCCCCTGGGCGTCGTGGCCGTCATGGCCGGCGGGGCCTTCCCCCTCTCCACCCCCGCGGCCCGGGTCATCCCCGCCATCCTCTGCGGGAACACGGTGGTCTGGAAGGCCTCCGAGGACGCCCCCACCACCGCCTATCTCCTGGCCCGTTGCATGATGGACGCGGGCCTGCCCCCCGGCGTCGTGAACATCCTCAACGGCAAGGGCCGCACCGGCTGCGGGAAGCACGTGGTGGCCGGCCTGGACAAGGGCTTCTACCAGAAGTTCTGCTTCTCGGGCGCCACCGCCGTCGGGAAGCTGGTCGCCGAGGCCGCCGGCCGCAACCTCCTGGTCCCGAGCCTGGAGCTGAGCGGCAAGAACCCCCTGCTGGTCATGCCCGGCTGCGACCTGGAGGCCGCCGTCCAGGGCGCCCTGTGGGGCGCCTTCGGCACCGCCGGCCAGCGGCGCACGTCCGTGGGCAACATCCTGGTCCACCAGGACCTGTACCCCGCCTTCCGGGAGGCCTTCCTGGCGGCGACCGACGCCCTGCCCATCGGGAACCCCATCACCCACCCGGAGGTGTTCTTCGGGCCCATGCTCAACGCCCGCTTCACCAAGGCCTTCGAGGCCCACTGGGCCATGGGCCAGGAGGACGGCGCGGCCCTCGTCCGCGGCGGCGCCCGCATCACCGAGGACAACCGCACCGCGCGCGTCCTGGGCCCGGTGGTCAAGGGCCACTTCGTGGAGCCCTGCGTGTGGGAGGGCGTGACGCCCGAGATGAAGCTCTTCCAGACGGAGATCCTGGGCCCCACCGTGAACCTCTGCCGGGTGGAGGACCTGGATCAGGCCCTGGCCTGGGCCAACGCGACGCCCTACGGCTTCTCAGCGGCCCTCTACGCCGAGGACCGGCGCACCATCGAGCGGTTCAAGCGGGAGGTCCGCGCGGGGCTGGTCTTCATCAACGCCTCCACCAGCGGCACCGAGGCCCACGTCCCCTACGGCGGCGCGGGCTGGAGCGGCAACGGCAGCCGCGAGGCCGGGGCCTGGGCCCTGGAATCCTACACGCGGTGGCAGGCCGTCATGGACGACACGTCCGGCTCCCACCGGGTCGCGCAGCTCGACACGGCGCACCACCTGCGGCA
- a CDS encoding NAD(P)/FAD-dependent oxidoreductase: MRRFDLVVVGAGIGGGSLVYNLLKQGFTGSILVVDRGEAVATGASAYSAGGFRNLWTTPINQQLCTKGIEVLKSFQEDMGVSIGFRQCGYLFTYYKDSWARIPAAAEIWKANGVNFDLITPAQVEAIIPGLRASVEAVDPDVRDFLGMEDIAGGVLGRDCGSFDPSQAAAGYFERALADFKARPVLELKTEALAVTFDAAGRATGLRLKGPSGAEETVEAGIVALCSGPHTNNLLRASGCPDTDLMPIISQKRMMFVTDFPDQDPRWEDIPLTIIDQGIYFKNESGNFLIGKAKPDTPDSLETTFEPDYYVEEINLVMQERMPPTATCKLKSGWAYLYDTTGPDHNAILGWHAEHPGLLLQVGYSGHGAMESPAVGISLAELVLTGKYASIDLTPLRWSRFREGDLVKETIVI, encoded by the coding sequence TTGCGTAGATTCGACCTTGTCGTTGTTGGCGCCGGCATCGGCGGCGGTTCCCTCGTCTACAACCTGCTGAAGCAGGGGTTCACGGGCTCCATCCTCGTGGTGGACCGGGGCGAGGCGGTGGCCACGGGGGCCTCGGCCTATTCCGCGGGCGGCTTCCGGAACCTGTGGACGACCCCCATCAACCAGCAGCTCTGCACGAAGGGCATCGAAGTGCTGAAGTCCTTCCAGGAGGACATGGGCGTCAGCATCGGGTTCCGCCAGTGCGGGTACCTCTTCACCTACTACAAGGATTCCTGGGCCCGCATCCCCGCCGCGGCCGAGATCTGGAAGGCCAACGGCGTCAACTTCGACCTCATCACCCCCGCCCAGGTGGAGGCCATCATCCCCGGCCTGCGCGCCTCCGTGGAGGCCGTGGACCCCGACGTCCGGGACTTCCTGGGCATGGAGGACATCGCCGGCGGCGTGCTCGGCCGTGACTGCGGCAGCTTCGATCCCAGCCAGGCCGCGGCCGGCTACTTCGAGCGCGCCCTGGCCGACTTCAAGGCCCGCCCCGTCCTCGAGCTCAAGACCGAGGCCCTGGCCGTGACCTTCGACGCCGCGGGCCGCGCCACCGGCCTGCGCCTCAAGGGCCCCTCGGGCGCCGAGGAGACCGTCGAGGCCGGCATCGTCGCCCTCTGCTCCGGCCCCCACACGAACAACCTGCTCCGGGCCTCCGGGTGCCCCGACACGGACCTCATGCCCATCATCAGCCAGAAGCGCATGATGTTCGTGACCGACTTCCCCGACCAGGACCCCCGCTGGGAGGACATCCCCCTCACCATCATCGACCAGGGGATCTACTTCAAGAACGAGAGCGGCAACTTCCTCATCGGCAAGGCCAAGCCCGACACCCCGGACAGCCTCGAGACCACGTTCGAGCCCGACTACTACGTCGAGGAGATCAACCTGGTGATGCAGGAGCGCATGCCCCCCACCGCCACCTGCAAGCTCAAGAGCGGCTGGGCCTACCTCTACGACACCACCGGCCCCGACCACAACGCCATCCTGGGCTGGCACGCCGAGCACCCCGGCCTCCTTCTCCAGGTGGGCTACAGCGGCCACGGCGCCATGGAGAGCCCCGCCGTCGGCATCTCCCTGGCCGAGCTGGTCCTGACCGGCAAGTACGCCTCCATCGACCTCACCCCCCTGCGCTGGAGCCGTTTCCGCGAGGGCGACCTGGTCAAGGAGACCATCGTCATCTAG
- a CDS encoding site-2 protease family protein, which yields MFDNIHIASVLVTYVAVLFSLSVHEAAHATAAYLLEDDTARRLGRMTLNPIAHIDLIGTVLMPLIGILGNVRVLGWAKPVPVDPNRLTRRFRMRVAYAMVAGAGPASNLVQSLVFLVALCLLIRFGLPVDPAQRGVVLMRSMYGSVEAFLAIPGLSAGTALALTLLGRLVAINIGLAIFNLLPFGPLDGASILRGFLPWRWLQSYDRAQPIIGIVLLACFFILPQVIMAILSPFYFVAENLYLYPLARLLLGV from the coding sequence TTGTTCGACAACATCCACATCGCCTCGGTCCTCGTCACGTACGTGGCCGTGCTCTTCTCCCTGAGCGTCCACGAGGCCGCCCACGCCACGGCCGCGTACCTCCTGGAGGATGACACCGCCAGGCGGCTGGGGCGCATGACCCTCAACCCCATCGCCCACATCGACCTCATCGGCACCGTGCTGATGCCCCTCATCGGCATCCTGGGGAACGTCCGGGTCCTGGGCTGGGCCAAGCCCGTGCCCGTGGATCCCAACCGCCTTACCCGCCGCTTCCGCATGCGGGTCGCCTACGCCATGGTCGCCGGCGCGGGGCCCGCCTCCAACCTCGTCCAGTCCCTCGTGTTCCTCGTGGCCCTGTGCCTCCTGATCCGCTTCGGCCTGCCCGTGGACCCCGCCCAGCGGGGCGTGGTCCTCATGCGGTCCATGTACGGCTCCGTGGAGGCCTTCCTGGCCATCCCGGGCCTCTCCGCCGGGACGGCCCTGGCCCTGACCCTCCTGGGGCGCCTCGTGGCCATCAACATCGGCCTGGCCATCTTCAACCTGCTCCCCTTCGGGCCCCTGGACGGGGCCAGCATCCTGCGGGGCTTCCTGCCCTGGCGGTGGCTGCAGTCGTACGACCGGGCCCAGCCCATCATCGGTATCGTCCTGCTGGCCTGCTTCTTCATCCTGCCCCAGGTGATCATGGCCATCCTGAGCCCGTTCTACTTCGTGGCCGAGAACCTGTACCTGTACCCCCTGGCCCGCCTCCTGCTGGGCGTTTGA
- the trpS gene encoding tryptophan--tRNA ligase, producing MEEKFLLNNDDRERESATFLESSRRSQAIWADLPKNPQKYRVLTGERPTGPLHIGHLFGTLSNRVKIQELGATTFIVIADYQVLTDRDSADAVGTNVHEVILDYLAAGLDPENGRTFFFSHSHVPELNQLLLPFMNLVTTAELDRNPTVKEEIRAAGLKQVNALMYTYPIHQAADILFCKGNVVPVGRDQLPHLELTRKIARRFNDRFSPENPVFPVPDALLSDIPLVLGTDGQKMSKSRGNTIMIRMTPEETAKVLKGAKTDADRNITYDPVNRPEVANLLRLISICTGEAPEAVAAAIGDGGGGRLKAALTEALNAYLAPMRERRARHAKDPGYVKDVLRRGVARAREEAVATLEQVRKAMNMDHGLH from the coding sequence ATGGAAGAGAAGTTCCTCCTGAACAACGACGACCGCGAGCGCGAATCCGCCACGTTCCTCGAGTCCTCCCGGCGGAGCCAGGCCATCTGGGCCGACCTGCCGAAGAACCCCCAGAAGTACCGGGTCCTCACCGGGGAGCGCCCCACGGGCCCCCTGCACATCGGGCACCTCTTCGGGACCCTGTCCAACCGCGTGAAGATCCAGGAGCTGGGCGCCACCACGTTCATCGTCATCGCCGACTACCAGGTGCTCACCGACCGGGACAGCGCGGACGCCGTGGGCACCAACGTCCACGAGGTGATCCTGGACTACCTCGCCGCCGGCCTCGATCCGGAGAACGGCCGCACCTTCTTCTTCAGCCACAGCCACGTGCCCGAGCTGAACCAGCTCCTCCTGCCCTTCATGAACCTCGTCACCACGGCCGAGCTGGACCGCAACCCCACGGTGAAGGAGGAGATCCGGGCCGCCGGCCTCAAGCAGGTCAACGCCCTGATGTACACCTACCCCATCCACCAGGCCGCCGACATCCTCTTCTGCAAGGGCAACGTCGTGCCCGTGGGCCGCGACCAGCTGCCCCACCTGGAGCTGACCCGCAAGATCGCGCGCCGCTTCAACGACCGGTTCTCCCCCGAGAACCCCGTCTTCCCCGTGCCCGACGCCCTCCTGAGCGACATCCCCCTCGTGCTGGGCACCGACGGCCAGAAGATGAGCAAGAGCCGCGGCAACACGATCATGATCCGCATGACCCCCGAGGAGACCGCCAAGGTCCTCAAGGGCGCCAAGACCGACGCGGACCGCAACATCACCTACGATCCCGTGAACCGCCCCGAGGTGGCCAACCTGCTCCGCCTCATCTCCATCTGCACCGGGGAGGCCCCCGAGGCCGTGGCCGCCGCCATCGGCGACGGCGGCGGCGGCCGCCTCAAGGCCGCCCTCACCGAGGCCCTGAACGCCTACCTCGCCCCCATGCGCGAGCGCCGCGCCCGCCACGCCAAGGACCCCGGCTACGTCAAGGACGTCCTCCGCCGCGGCGTCGCCCGGGCCCGGGAGGAGGCCGTCGCCACCCTCGAACAGGTGCGCAAGGCCATGAACATGGATCACGGCCTGCACTAG
- a CDS encoding DUF927 domain-containing protein has translation MDEIRTHALPFLACLLGCAPSDALDQAVTWQTFDDEKPGGERRRDLARTMHGSLREHLAELRRLNGAGAGIFVTVNGTDGRARKKENVQTLRAWWADLDSKDAREPFDAARLPLAPSMTVRTPGGAHLYWLPLEPMPGGDAERQAEHEAELRTIREALAPFGADRQVCEVARVLRVPGFMHRKAGPHLVELVTADGPRWTRDQVREAFPPPVVGAITAPPQGEPEEGMKRDSPAGRPANWRERVGAYLRRGEPSIQGQDGSRALLDAFLKVIQGFDLSEAEALELVAEHYNVPALCEPTWSMEELRHKAANAFQIAGHPRGRLWREGPKASNHGHDDHGQAGPEGGDSEPTPQDHARPRVRGFEWGPRGLFHLKAPAGKDDEGNPRPAERVWIAPPFTLPGLVRDERSTGWRLLIAWQDPDRIPHEEALPFELLTGEGAELARTMGQGGLILPPEPALRRHLLRYLCGAAQALQRGPRVRLVDALGWVPGAYVLPGGEVIGNPTEPVRYAGEMAGPQGRQVAGTLEGWREGVARFAVGNPRLAFALACAFAGPLLDMVRPDGGGGFNLMGFSSKGKSTCLEAAASVWGRPDPLPTWRATGNGLEGIAATRNDGFLALDELGQVDPREAGSVAYMLANGSAKARATREGGARTMRQWRLVFLSSGEQGLEDKMQEGGQRARAGQEVRVPDIPCPETGMFDKAHELPSLGHLAEHLKAQARAHYGQPIRAFLGRLCDAGPGAGALQARLQEMERVWLAQVVPMGADAQVRRVAGRFALVAVAGELAQGMGILPWPEGEASRAAQVCFKAWLDRRGFTGASEVHRGIEAVLDFISRHQQARFQTWGVEETVHNRAGLKRHAEGPVEGWDFFFLPSGWKEATAGFSPGSVARACAAAGILEPGADGNPSRSLKLWGIGKTRCYVVRAAGIARHIGGDDE, from the coding sequence GTGGATGAGATCCGAACCCATGCCCTGCCGTTCCTGGCCTGCCTCCTGGGGTGCGCCCCGTCGGATGCCCTGGACCAGGCCGTGACCTGGCAGACCTTTGATGACGAGAAGCCTGGAGGGGAGCGCCGGCGGGACCTGGCCCGGACCATGCATGGATCCCTCCGGGAGCACCTGGCCGAGCTGCGGCGCCTCAATGGGGCGGGCGCCGGCATCTTCGTAACGGTGAACGGCACCGATGGCCGGGCCCGGAAGAAAGAGAACGTCCAGACCCTGCGGGCCTGGTGGGCGGACCTGGATTCCAAGGATGCCCGGGAGCCCTTCGACGCGGCCCGCCTGCCCTTGGCGCCCTCCATGACGGTGAGGACCCCGGGCGGGGCGCATCTCTACTGGCTGCCGTTGGAACCCATGCCCGGAGGAGACGCCGAGCGCCAGGCGGAGCATGAGGCGGAGCTGCGGACCATCCGGGAGGCCCTGGCACCCTTCGGTGCGGATCGCCAAGTGTGCGAGGTGGCCCGGGTCCTTCGGGTACCTGGTTTCATGCACCGGAAGGCAGGGCCGCACCTGGTGGAGCTGGTGACCGCGGACGGGCCCCGGTGGACCCGGGACCAGGTGCGGGAGGCGTTCCCGCCGCCCGTGGTCGGTGCTATCACCGCCCCCCCCCAGGGCGAGCCAGAGGAGGGGATGAAACGCGACTCCCCCGCGGGCCGCCCCGCAAACTGGCGGGAGCGGGTGGGCGCCTACCTCCGGCGGGGTGAACCCTCCATCCAAGGCCAGGATGGGAGCCGGGCCCTGCTGGATGCCTTCCTGAAGGTGATTCAAGGCTTCGACCTCTCCGAGGCGGAGGCGTTGGAGCTGGTGGCGGAGCACTACAACGTACCCGCCCTGTGCGAGCCCACCTGGTCCATGGAGGAGCTGCGCCACAAGGCCGCGAATGCCTTCCAGATCGCCGGGCATCCCCGCGGACGCCTGTGGAGGGAAGGCCCGAAGGCGTCAAACCATGGTCATGATGACCATGGTCAGGCGGGCCCGGAGGGAGGAGATTCGGAACCGACCCCACAGGACCATGCGCGGCCCCGGGTGAGAGGCTTCGAGTGGGGGCCCCGAGGCCTGTTCCACCTGAAGGCCCCCGCCGGGAAGGACGATGAAGGGAACCCCAGGCCGGCGGAGCGGGTGTGGATCGCCCCGCCCTTCACCCTGCCCGGCCTGGTCCGCGATGAACGGAGCACCGGCTGGCGCCTACTCATCGCCTGGCAGGACCCGGACCGGATTCCGCATGAGGAGGCCCTGCCCTTCGAGCTACTAACGGGCGAAGGTGCCGAGCTGGCGCGGACCATGGGCCAGGGCGGGCTCATCCTGCCCCCGGAACCCGCCCTACGCCGCCACCTGCTGCGCTACCTGTGTGGGGCTGCCCAGGCCCTCCAGCGGGGCCCCCGCGTGCGGCTGGTGGATGCCCTGGGATGGGTCCCTGGCGCCTACGTGCTCCCGGGCGGGGAGGTGATCGGGAACCCGACGGAGCCCGTGCGCTACGCGGGTGAGATGGCCGGGCCCCAGGGCCGCCAGGTGGCCGGAACCCTGGAGGGATGGCGTGAAGGTGTGGCCCGGTTCGCCGTGGGGAACCCCCGCCTAGCATTCGCCTTGGCTTGCGCCTTCGCGGGGCCCCTCCTGGACATGGTGCGACCGGACGGGGGCGGGGGGTTCAACCTCATGGGCTTCTCGTCCAAGGGGAAGTCCACCTGCCTGGAGGCTGCCGCCAGCGTGTGGGGGCGCCCGGACCCCCTTCCCACCTGGCGGGCCACGGGGAATGGCCTGGAGGGCATCGCCGCGACCCGGAATGATGGCTTCCTCGCCCTAGATGAGCTGGGCCAAGTGGACCCCCGGGAGGCCGGTTCCGTGGCCTACATGCTGGCGAACGGGAGCGCCAAGGCCCGGGCGACCAGGGAGGGCGGGGCCCGGACCATGCGTCAATGGCGCCTGGTCTTCCTGTCCAGCGGGGAACAGGGCCTTGAGGACAAGATGCAGGAGGGGGGCCAGCGGGCCCGAGCCGGCCAGGAAGTGCGCGTCCCTGACATCCCCTGCCCCGAGACGGGGATGTTCGACAAGGCCCACGAACTTCCCTCCCTGGGGCACCTGGCGGAGCACCTGAAGGCCCAGGCCCGGGCCCACTATGGGCAGCCCATCCGCGCCTTCCTCGGGCGCCTTTGTGATGCAGGCCCCGGCGCCGGCGCCCTGCAGGCCCGGCTCCAGGAGATGGAACGCGTATGGCTGGCCCAGGTGGTGCCTATGGGGGCCGATGCCCAGGTTCGACGGGTGGCGGGGCGATTCGCCCTGGTCGCCGTAGCAGGGGAGTTGGCCCAGGGAATGGGGATCCTCCCATGGCCCGAGGGCGAGGCATCCCGGGCCGCCCAGGTCTGTTTCAAAGCCTGGCTTGATCGCCGGGGATTCACCGGAGCCTCCGAGGTGCACCGGGGGATTGAGGCGGTGCTGGACTTCATTTCCAGGCACCAGCAAGCCAGGTTTCAGACCTGGGGCGTGGAGGAGACGGTGCACAACCGGGCGGGCCTGAAACGCCATGCGGAGGGCCCGGTGGAAGGGTGGGACTTCTTCTTCCTCCCCTCGGGGTGGAAGGAGGCTACCGCGGGTTTCAGCCCCGGCAGCGTGGCTCGTGCCTGCGCCGCCGCCGGGATCCTTGAACCAGGCGCGGACGGGAACCCGTCCAGGAGCCTGAAACTATGGGGCATCGGAAAGACCAGGTGCTATGTGGTCCGGGCCGCGGGCATCGCGCGGCACATCGGCGGGGATGACGAATGA
- a CDS encoding helix-turn-helix transcriptional regulator — protein sequence MKSNQEVTLSADLRDPLMDPRACAAYLKVSVLTLADWRTKGIGPDYVKLGAAVRYRRADVDSWLNLRKITAKGE from the coding sequence ATGAAATCCAATCAAGAAGTGACGCTTTCGGCTGACCTGCGGGACCCGCTCATGGATCCCCGGGCGTGTGCCGCCTATCTCAAGGTGTCCGTCCTCACCCTCGCAGACTGGCGCACCAAGGGGATCGGACCCGATTATGTCAAGCTCGGCGCCGCGGTACGCTATCGCCGCGCGGACGTGGACTCGTGGCTCAACCTCCGGAAGATCACAGCAAAGGGAGAGTGA
- a CDS encoding tyrosine-type recombinase/integrase, whose protein sequence is MGEKKERPPIRLVKAAVEDLAPEAGPYFVPVVNAKSQAVQGLNLRVLPSGVKAWVHRYRFAGFQKSLTLGRYPAMGPEMAEKASRAAQTKIDAGTDPGLAKANARKAAEEARRAAVTVKDLAERYELEHVPELGESWGDETKRLVKLFILPALGKLPVAAVGPADVSAMLFKIRQATPTQANRVRAVMRTMFGRAEEWELRPLGSNPVAVVKQRAPEVKRERRLSDIELKKLGATLQKSAEPAQLVLAVRLALLAGMRKGEVAGARWEWVDLRAGEIRIPKEAHKTGRKTQRARVVHLCEALVTHMKAAPRTLGCPFVIPGRPERNDEGKVAGWAPIQGLQKAWERIRDAAGLAPRDEKTGEYLDPENNPGLHDLRRTFASVGADLGLKGFVGELLGHAEATVTDIYTRSAADPLHQAAEKIGARIEGILTGAIDPEKEAEERRRAKEGKGRGAS, encoded by the coding sequence ATGGGCGAGAAGAAGGAAAGGCCACCCATCCGCCTTGTGAAGGCCGCTGTGGAGGACCTGGCGCCCGAAGCGGGCCCTTACTTCGTGCCGGTGGTGAACGCCAAGAGCCAGGCTGTCCAGGGGCTCAATCTGCGGGTGCTGCCCTCGGGGGTAAAGGCCTGGGTCCACCGTTACAGGTTCGCGGGCTTCCAGAAGTCACTTACCCTGGGCCGGTATCCCGCCATGGGGCCGGAGATGGCTGAGAAAGCATCCCGGGCGGCCCAGACGAAGATCGACGCCGGCACGGACCCTGGCCTGGCGAAGGCGAATGCCAGGAAGGCTGCGGAGGAAGCCCGGCGGGCTGCGGTGACGGTGAAGGACCTGGCCGAGCGATACGAGCTGGAGCACGTGCCCGAGTTGGGGGAAAGCTGGGGGGATGAGACCAAGCGCCTGGTCAAGCTCTTCATCCTGCCGGCCCTGGGGAAACTGCCGGTGGCGGCCGTGGGCCCCGCGGACGTATCTGCGATGCTCTTCAAGATCAGGCAGGCCACCCCGACACAGGCCAACCGTGTGCGGGCCGTCATGCGGACCATGTTCGGGCGGGCCGAGGAATGGGAGCTGCGCCCCCTGGGCTCCAACCCGGTGGCCGTGGTGAAGCAGAGGGCCCCGGAGGTGAAGCGGGAGCGGCGCCTGTCGGACATTGAGTTGAAGAAACTGGGGGCCACCCTCCAGAAATCCGCGGAGCCGGCCCAGCTTGTCTTGGCGGTGCGCCTCGCGCTCCTCGCGGGGATGCGGAAGGGCGAGGTTGCCGGGGCCCGCTGGGAGTGGGTGGACCTGCGGGCAGGGGAAATCCGAATCCCGAAGGAGGCCCACAAGACGGGCAGGAAGACCCAGCGGGCCCGGGTGGTCCACCTGTGCGAGGCCCTGGTGACACACATGAAGGCCGCTCCGCGGACGCTCGGATGCCCATTCGTGATCCCGGGCCGGCCGGAGCGGAACGACGAAGGCAAGGTGGCAGGCTGGGCCCCTATCCAGGGCCTCCAGAAGGCCTGGGAGCGGATCCGCGATGCCGCAGGACTGGCCCCCAGGGATGAGAAGACGGGGGAATACCTGGACCCTGAGAACAACCCGGGCCTCCATGACCTCCGGCGCACCTTCGCCAGCGTTGGAGCGGACCTGGGCCTCAAGGGCTTCGTGGGCGAGCTCCTGGGCCATGCAGAGGCCACTGTGACGGACATTTACACACGGAGCGCCGCGGATCCCCTGCACCAGGCTGCGGAGAAGATCGGCGCCCGAATCGAAGGTATTCTCACGGGCGCCATTGACCCGGAGAAGGAAGCCGAGGAGCGCCGGAGGGCGAAGGAGGGAAAAGGCAGGGGTGCCTCGTGA
- the istB gene encoding IS21-like element helper ATPase IstB yields MVDPRLERLERHLTRLKLVSTRERLDTLLDRGAQNEMSFLDFLDLVIREEIESKDQKRARMRIQMAKFPLDRRMEDYDFSLQPSLDRRLVTELETGRYVANATNVLLLGPPGVGKTHLAIALARKAIEQGYSARFIHAADLVHQLAAASDHGALDEALRVFARPHVLVVDELGYLPMERRSGHLFFHLVRKRYEKGSLMITSNQPVGSWGEMLGDEVVATAILDRLLHHSHIVTIKGESYRLKEKRRAGVVPAKEVAG; encoded by the coding sequence ATGGTAGATCCCCGGCTCGAACGTCTGGAGCGTCACCTGACCCGGCTGAAGCTGGTCAGCACCCGGGAGCGCCTGGACACCCTCCTGGACCGCGGGGCCCAGAACGAGATGAGTTTCCTGGACTTTCTCGACTTGGTGATCAGGGAGGAAATCGAAAGCAAGGACCAGAAGCGGGCCCGGATGCGGATCCAGATGGCCAAGTTCCCCTTGGACCGGCGCATGGAGGACTACGACTTCAGCCTGCAGCCCAGCCTGGACCGCCGCCTTGTGACGGAACTGGAGACGGGACGCTACGTCGCCAACGCAACGAATGTCCTGCTCCTGGGGCCGCCGGGCGTGGGAAAGACCCATCTGGCCATCGCCTTGGCTCGGAAGGCCATCGAGCAGGGATACAGCGCCAGGTTCATCCACGCCGCGGACCTGGTCCACCAACTGGCGGCGGCCTCGGACCACGGGGCGCTGGATGAGGCCCTGAGGGTATTCGCCCGCCCCCATGTCCTGGTCGTGGACGAGCTCGGCTACCTGCCCATGGAGCGACGGTCCGGGCATCTGTTCTTTCATCTGGTGCGGAAGCGCTACGAGAAGGGCAGCCTGATGATCACCAGCAACCAGCCCGTGGGCTCCTGGGGAGAGATGCTGGGGGACGAGGTGGTCGCGACGGCCATCCTGGACAGGCTCCTGCACCACAGCCATATCGTGACGATCAAGGGAGAGAGCTACCGCCTCAAGGAAAAGCGCCGGGCTGGCGTCGTGCCAGCCAAGGAAGTGGCCGGATGA